The following are from one region of the Colius striatus isolate bColStr4 chromosome Z, bColStr4.1.hap1, whole genome shotgun sequence genome:
- the MED24 gene encoding mediator of RNA polymerase II transcription subunit 24 isoform X1 produces the protein MERLSVGYKYEEVLPPWSHLGYPQPGRSSPGAGHDWALTEPTHLVLPEIRHQLPGASAPGVQLLYPPPARRGLFAAPESLCEANVPSPENVRSDLCRMVSYSTVLMAISKFDDFSRDLCVQSLLEIMDMFCDRLSCHGKAEECIGLCRALMSALNWLLRCAAFYAEKVKDTLEQTAAEGQLKMCLERLEKMLNSTKNRALIHIAKLEEISSWSAVEQSLVKLGEHLNSLGNSPLRSQADDCISLIKSIPTMLSVRSEQLNKSSFPTVHAVVLLEGTMNLTGDTQPLVEQLMMVKRMQRIPSPLFVLEIWKACFVGLIESPEGTEELKWTAFTFLKIPQVLVKLKKYPQGDKMSLKEPFGTLCTQQSFAEDVNCAFEFLLKLTPLLDKADERCNCNCMNLLLQECSKQGLLSEANMNNLMDKRTADREDAPHLKSAENANIQPNPGLILRAEPTVTNILKTMDADHSKSPEGLLGVLGHMLSGKSLDLLLAAAAATGKLKSFARKFIKLNEFTKNISAENSKSAPVRALLFDISFLMLCHVAQTYGSEMILSELSPASEVPFFETWMLTCMPEEGKILNPDHPCFRPDSTKVESLVALLNNSSEMKLVQMKWHEACLSISAAILEILNAWENGVLTFESIQKITDNIKGKVCSMAVCAVAWLVAHVRMLGLDEREKSLQMIRQLATPLYSDNTLQFYNERVVIMSSILEHMCADVLQQTATQIKFPSTGMDTIPYWNLLPPKKPIKEVLTSVFTKVLEKGWVDSCSIHIFDTLLHMGGVYWFCNNLVKELLKETRKEHTLRAVELLYAIFCLDMQQLTLTLLGHILPNLLTDSSKWHTLMDPPGKALAKLSVWCALSSYSFHNRSQASARQKKRHREDIEDYISLFPLDDTQPSKLMRLLSSNEEDSNTLSSPNRSMSSSLSASQLHTVSMRDPLNRVLANLFLLISSILGAKTAGTHTQFVQWFMEECVDCLEQGSHGSILQFMPFTMVSELVKVSTMSSPKIVLAITDLSLPLGRRVAAKAIAAL, from the exons ATGGAGCGACTATCAGTGGGCTATAAATATGAAGAGGTTCTTCCCCCGTGGAGCCACCTGGGATATCCTCAACCTGGCAG AAGCTCTCCTGGAGCAGGCCATGATTGGGCCCTCACCGAACCCACTCATCTTGTCCTACCTGAAATACGCCATCAGCTCCCAG GAGCCTCTGCCCCTGGGGTGCAGCTCCTTTACCCGCCGCCGGCTCGGCGCGGCCTTTTCGCGGCGCCTGAGAGTTTGTGCGAAGCCAATGTGCCGTCGCCTGAAAACGTCCGTTCGGATTTGTGCCGG ATGGTGTCTTATTCCACGGTCCTGATGGCCATCAGCAAG TTTGATGACTTCTCCCGGGACCTGTGTGTCCAGTCGCTCTTGGAGATCATGGACATGTTCTGTGACCGCCTCAG CTGCCACGGCAAAGCAGAGGAGTGCATCGGGCTGTGCCGAGCGCTGATGAGTGCCCTCAACTGGCTCCTGCGCTGCGCCGCCTTCTACGCTGAGAAGGTGAAGGACACGCTGGAGCAGACGGCGGCCGAGGGGCAGCTCAAGATGTGTCtggagaggctggagaagaTGCTCAACAGCACCAAGAACCGTGCCCTCATCCACATCGCCAAGCTGGAGGAGATCT cctcgTGGAGTGCCGTGGAGCAGTCCCTTGTGAAGCTGGGAGAGCACCTCAACAGCCTTGGCAACTCCCCACTGCGAAGCCAGGCTGATGACTGCATCTCACTCATCAAGAG CATCCCCACCATGCTCTCAGTCCGCTCCGAGCAGCTGAACAAGAGCAGTTTCCCCACGGTGCACGCCGTGGTGCTGCTGGAAGGGACCATGAACCTCACAGGAGACACCCAGCcgctggtggagcagctgatgatGGTGAAGAGGATGCAG CGCATCCCGTCCCCTCTCTTCGTCCTGGAGATCTGGAAGGCCTGTTTTGTGGGCCTCATCGAGTCCCCAGaaggcacagaggagctgaagTGGACAGCCTTCACTTTCCTGAAG ATCCCCCAGGTCCTGGTTAAACTCAAGAAGTATCCCCAAGGGGACAAGATGAGTCTCAAGGAGCCGTTTGGCACGTTGTGTACCCAG CAGAGCTTCGCTGAGGATGTGAACTGTGCCTTCGAGTTCCTGCTGAAGCTCACCCCGCTGCTGGACAAAGCAGATGAGCGATGCAA ctgcAACTGTATGAATCTGCTCCTGCAGGAGTGCAGCAAGCAGGGGCTGCTTTCAGAGGCCAACATGAACAACCTGATGGACAAACG GACAGCAGACAGAGAAGATGCTCCACACTTGAAATCAGCAGAGAACGCCAACAtccagccaaacccaggactCATCCTCAGGGCTGAGCCCACTGTCACCAACATCCTGAAG accATGGATGCAGATCACTCCAAGTCCCCTGAGGGCTTGCTAGGGGTCTTGGGTCACATGCTGTCTGGGAAGAGCCTGGatttgctgctggcagcagcagcagccacgggCAAGCTGAAATCCTTTGCCCGCAAGTTCATCAA GCTGAACGAATTCACCAAGAACATCAGCGCAGAAAact CCAAATCAGCCCCAGTTCGGGCCCTTCTCTTCGACATCTCCTTCCTCATGCTGTGCCATGTGGCCCAGACCTACGGCTCGGAG ATGATCCTGTCAGAGCTGAGCCCAGCGAGTGAGGTGCCCTTCTTTGAGACCTGGATGCTGACCTGCATGCCCGAGGAGGGGAAGATCCTCAACCCTGACCACCCCTGCTTCCGCCCTGACTCCACCAAGGTGGAGTCCCTGGTTGCACTCCTCAACAATTCCTCTGAGATGAAGCTGGT GCAGATGAAGTGGCACGAGGCGTgtctcagcatctcagctgccATCCTGGAGATCCTCAATGCCTGGGAGAACGGTGTCCTCACCTTTGAGTCCATCCAG AAAATCACAGACAACATCAAGGGGAAGGTGTGCAGCatggctgtgtgtgcagtggccTGGCTGGTGGCCCACGTCCGCATGCTGGGCTTGGACGAGCGGGAGAAGTCCCTGCAGATGATCCGGCAGCTGGCGACCCCCCTGTACAGCGACAACACGCTGCAGTTCTACAACGAGCG agtgGTGATCATGAGCTCCATCCTGGAGCACATGTGTGCAGATGTCCTGCAGCAGACAGCCACACAGATCAAGTTCCCCTCCACGGGCATGGACACCATTCCCTACTGGAACCTGCTGCCTCCCAAGAAGCCCATCAAGGAGGTGCTGACGAGTGTGTTCAccaaggtgctggagaagggctGGGTTGACAGCTGCTCCATCCACATCTTTGACACCCTCCTGCACATGGGAGGTGTCTACTGGTTCTGCAACAACCTGGTGAAG gagctgctgaaggagaCACGGAAGGAGCACACGCTGCGGGCTGTGGAGCTGCTCTATGCCATCTTCTGCCTGGACATGCAGCAGCTGACACTGACATTGCTGGGCCACATCCTGCCCAACCTGCTGACAGACTCCTCCAAGTGGCACACGCTCATGGACCCTCCAGGGAAGGCTCTGGCCAA GCTTTCTGTGTGGTGTGCCCTGAGCTCCTACTCCTTCCACAACAGAAGCCAGGCCTCTGCCCGGCAGAAGAAGCGGCACCGAGAGGACATTGAG GATTACATCAGCCTCTTCCCACTGGACGACACACAGCCCTCCAAGCTCATGCGCCTGCTGAGCTCCAACGAGGAAGACTCCAACACCCTCTCCAGCCCCA ATCGTTCCATGAGCAGCTCCCTCTCTGCCTCGCAGCTCCACACCGTCAGCATGAGGGACCCTCTCAACAGGGTCTTAG CAAACCTCTTCCTGCTCATCTCTTCCATCCTTGGGGCCAAGACGGCTGGCACCCACACCCAGTTTGTCCAGTGGTTCATGGAGGAGTGTGTGGACTGTCTGGAGCAGGGCAGCCACGGCAGCATCCTCCAGTTCATGCCCTTCACCATG GTTTCAGAGCTGGTGAAAGTATCCACCATGTCCAGTCCTAAAATTGTCCTGGCCATCACAGATCTCAGCTTGCCCCTGGGCCGCCGTGTCGCTGCCAAGGCCATCGCTGCGCTGTGA
- the MED24 gene encoding mediator of RNA polymerase II transcription subunit 24 isoform X2: protein MERLSVGYKYEEVLPPWSHLGYPQPGRSSPGAGHDWALTEPTHLVLPEIRHQLPGASAPGVQLLYPPPARRGLFAAPESLCEANVPSPENVRSDLCRMVSYSTVLMAISKFDDFSRDLCVQSLLEIMDMFCDRLSCHGKAEECIGLCRALMSALNWLLRCAAFYAEKVKDTLEQTAAEGQLKMCLERLEKMLNSTKNRALIHIAKLEEISSWSAVEQSLVKLGEHLNSLGNSPLRSQADDCISLIKSIPTMLSVRSEQLNKSSFPTVHAVVLLEGTMNLTGDTQPLVEQLMMVKRMQRIPSPLFVLEIWKACFVGLIESPEGTEELKWTAFTFLKIPQVLVKLKKYPQGDKMSLKEPFGTLCTQSFAEDVNCAFEFLLKLTPLLDKADERCNCNCMNLLLQECSKQGLLSEANMNNLMDKRTADREDAPHLKSAENANIQPNPGLILRAEPTVTNILKTMDADHSKSPEGLLGVLGHMLSGKSLDLLLAAAAATGKLKSFARKFIKLNEFTKNISAENSKSAPVRALLFDISFLMLCHVAQTYGSEMILSELSPASEVPFFETWMLTCMPEEGKILNPDHPCFRPDSTKVESLVALLNNSSEMKLVQMKWHEACLSISAAILEILNAWENGVLTFESIQKITDNIKGKVCSMAVCAVAWLVAHVRMLGLDEREKSLQMIRQLATPLYSDNTLQFYNERVVIMSSILEHMCADVLQQTATQIKFPSTGMDTIPYWNLLPPKKPIKEVLTSVFTKVLEKGWVDSCSIHIFDTLLHMGGVYWFCNNLVKELLKETRKEHTLRAVELLYAIFCLDMQQLTLTLLGHILPNLLTDSSKWHTLMDPPGKALAKLSVWCALSSYSFHNRSQASARQKKRHREDIEDYISLFPLDDTQPSKLMRLLSSNEEDSNTLSSPNRSMSSSLSASQLHTVSMRDPLNRVLANLFLLISSILGAKTAGTHTQFVQWFMEECVDCLEQGSHGSILQFMPFTMVSELVKVSTMSSPKIVLAITDLSLPLGRRVAAKAIAAL, encoded by the exons ATGGAGCGACTATCAGTGGGCTATAAATATGAAGAGGTTCTTCCCCCGTGGAGCCACCTGGGATATCCTCAACCTGGCAG AAGCTCTCCTGGAGCAGGCCATGATTGGGCCCTCACCGAACCCACTCATCTTGTCCTACCTGAAATACGCCATCAGCTCCCAG GAGCCTCTGCCCCTGGGGTGCAGCTCCTTTACCCGCCGCCGGCTCGGCGCGGCCTTTTCGCGGCGCCTGAGAGTTTGTGCGAAGCCAATGTGCCGTCGCCTGAAAACGTCCGTTCGGATTTGTGCCGG ATGGTGTCTTATTCCACGGTCCTGATGGCCATCAGCAAG TTTGATGACTTCTCCCGGGACCTGTGTGTCCAGTCGCTCTTGGAGATCATGGACATGTTCTGTGACCGCCTCAG CTGCCACGGCAAAGCAGAGGAGTGCATCGGGCTGTGCCGAGCGCTGATGAGTGCCCTCAACTGGCTCCTGCGCTGCGCCGCCTTCTACGCTGAGAAGGTGAAGGACACGCTGGAGCAGACGGCGGCCGAGGGGCAGCTCAAGATGTGTCtggagaggctggagaagaTGCTCAACAGCACCAAGAACCGTGCCCTCATCCACATCGCCAAGCTGGAGGAGATCT cctcgTGGAGTGCCGTGGAGCAGTCCCTTGTGAAGCTGGGAGAGCACCTCAACAGCCTTGGCAACTCCCCACTGCGAAGCCAGGCTGATGACTGCATCTCACTCATCAAGAG CATCCCCACCATGCTCTCAGTCCGCTCCGAGCAGCTGAACAAGAGCAGTTTCCCCACGGTGCACGCCGTGGTGCTGCTGGAAGGGACCATGAACCTCACAGGAGACACCCAGCcgctggtggagcagctgatgatGGTGAAGAGGATGCAG CGCATCCCGTCCCCTCTCTTCGTCCTGGAGATCTGGAAGGCCTGTTTTGTGGGCCTCATCGAGTCCCCAGaaggcacagaggagctgaagTGGACAGCCTTCACTTTCCTGAAG ATCCCCCAGGTCCTGGTTAAACTCAAGAAGTATCCCCAAGGGGACAAGATGAGTCTCAAGGAGCCGTTTGGCACGTTGTGTACCCAG AGCTTCGCTGAGGATGTGAACTGTGCCTTCGAGTTCCTGCTGAAGCTCACCCCGCTGCTGGACAAAGCAGATGAGCGATGCAA ctgcAACTGTATGAATCTGCTCCTGCAGGAGTGCAGCAAGCAGGGGCTGCTTTCAGAGGCCAACATGAACAACCTGATGGACAAACG GACAGCAGACAGAGAAGATGCTCCACACTTGAAATCAGCAGAGAACGCCAACAtccagccaaacccaggactCATCCTCAGGGCTGAGCCCACTGTCACCAACATCCTGAAG accATGGATGCAGATCACTCCAAGTCCCCTGAGGGCTTGCTAGGGGTCTTGGGTCACATGCTGTCTGGGAAGAGCCTGGatttgctgctggcagcagcagcagccacgggCAAGCTGAAATCCTTTGCCCGCAAGTTCATCAA GCTGAACGAATTCACCAAGAACATCAGCGCAGAAAact CCAAATCAGCCCCAGTTCGGGCCCTTCTCTTCGACATCTCCTTCCTCATGCTGTGCCATGTGGCCCAGACCTACGGCTCGGAG ATGATCCTGTCAGAGCTGAGCCCAGCGAGTGAGGTGCCCTTCTTTGAGACCTGGATGCTGACCTGCATGCCCGAGGAGGGGAAGATCCTCAACCCTGACCACCCCTGCTTCCGCCCTGACTCCACCAAGGTGGAGTCCCTGGTTGCACTCCTCAACAATTCCTCTGAGATGAAGCTGGT GCAGATGAAGTGGCACGAGGCGTgtctcagcatctcagctgccATCCTGGAGATCCTCAATGCCTGGGAGAACGGTGTCCTCACCTTTGAGTCCATCCAG AAAATCACAGACAACATCAAGGGGAAGGTGTGCAGCatggctgtgtgtgcagtggccTGGCTGGTGGCCCACGTCCGCATGCTGGGCTTGGACGAGCGGGAGAAGTCCCTGCAGATGATCCGGCAGCTGGCGACCCCCCTGTACAGCGACAACACGCTGCAGTTCTACAACGAGCG agtgGTGATCATGAGCTCCATCCTGGAGCACATGTGTGCAGATGTCCTGCAGCAGACAGCCACACAGATCAAGTTCCCCTCCACGGGCATGGACACCATTCCCTACTGGAACCTGCTGCCTCCCAAGAAGCCCATCAAGGAGGTGCTGACGAGTGTGTTCAccaaggtgctggagaagggctGGGTTGACAGCTGCTCCATCCACATCTTTGACACCCTCCTGCACATGGGAGGTGTCTACTGGTTCTGCAACAACCTGGTGAAG gagctgctgaaggagaCACGGAAGGAGCACACGCTGCGGGCTGTGGAGCTGCTCTATGCCATCTTCTGCCTGGACATGCAGCAGCTGACACTGACATTGCTGGGCCACATCCTGCCCAACCTGCTGACAGACTCCTCCAAGTGGCACACGCTCATGGACCCTCCAGGGAAGGCTCTGGCCAA GCTTTCTGTGTGGTGTGCCCTGAGCTCCTACTCCTTCCACAACAGAAGCCAGGCCTCTGCCCGGCAGAAGAAGCGGCACCGAGAGGACATTGAG GATTACATCAGCCTCTTCCCACTGGACGACACACAGCCCTCCAAGCTCATGCGCCTGCTGAGCTCCAACGAGGAAGACTCCAACACCCTCTCCAGCCCCA ATCGTTCCATGAGCAGCTCCCTCTCTGCCTCGCAGCTCCACACCGTCAGCATGAGGGACCCTCTCAACAGGGTCTTAG CAAACCTCTTCCTGCTCATCTCTTCCATCCTTGGGGCCAAGACGGCTGGCACCCACACCCAGTTTGTCCAGTGGTTCATGGAGGAGTGTGTGGACTGTCTGGAGCAGGGCAGCCACGGCAGCATCCTCCAGTTCATGCCCTTCACCATG GTTTCAGAGCTGGTGAAAGTATCCACCATGTCCAGTCCTAAAATTGTCCTGGCCATCACAGATCTCAGCTTGCCCCTGGGCCGCCGTGTCGCTGCCAAGGCCATCGCTGCGCTGTGA
- the MED24 gene encoding mediator of RNA polymerase II transcription subunit 24 isoform X3 translates to MKVVNLKQAILQAWKERWSDYQWAINMKRFFPRGATWDILNLAEALLEQAMIGPSPNPLILSYLKYAISSQMVSYSTVLMAISKFDDFSRDLCVQSLLEIMDMFCDRLSCHGKAEECIGLCRALMSALNWLLRCAAFYAEKVKDTLEQTAAEGQLKMCLERLEKMLNSTKNRALIHIAKLEEISSWSAVEQSLVKLGEHLNSLGNSPLRSQADDCISLIKSIPTMLSVRSEQLNKSSFPTVHAVVLLEGTMNLTGDTQPLVEQLMMVKRMQRIPSPLFVLEIWKACFVGLIESPEGTEELKWTAFTFLKIPQVLVKLKKYPQGDKMSLKEPFGTLCTQQSFAEDVNCAFEFLLKLTPLLDKADERCNCNCMNLLLQECSKQGLLSEANMNNLMDKRTADREDAPHLKSAENANIQPNPGLILRAEPTVTNILKTMDADHSKSPEGLLGVLGHMLSGKSLDLLLAAAAATGKLKSFARKFIKLNEFTKNISAENSKSAPVRALLFDISFLMLCHVAQTYGSEMILSELSPASEVPFFETWMLTCMPEEGKILNPDHPCFRPDSTKVESLVALLNNSSEMKLVQMKWHEACLSISAAILEILNAWENGVLTFESIQKITDNIKGKVCSMAVCAVAWLVAHVRMLGLDEREKSLQMIRQLATPLYSDNTLQFYNERVVIMSSILEHMCADVLQQTATQIKFPSTGMDTIPYWNLLPPKKPIKEVLTSVFTKVLEKGWVDSCSIHIFDTLLHMGGVYWFCNNLVKELLKETRKEHTLRAVELLYAIFCLDMQQLTLTLLGHILPNLLTDSSKWHTLMDPPGKALAKLSVWCALSSYSFHNRSQASARQKKRHREDIEDYISLFPLDDTQPSKLMRLLSSNEEDSNTLSSPNRSMSSSLSASQLHTVSMRDPLNRVLANLFLLISSILGAKTAGTHTQFVQWFMEECVDCLEQGSHGSILQFMPFTMVSELVKVSTMSSPKIVLAITDLSLPLGRRVAAKAIAAL, encoded by the exons ATGAAGGTGGTGAACCTGAAGCAGGCCATCCTGCAGGCCTGGAAGGAGCGATGGAGCGACTATCAGTGGGCTATAAATATGAAGAGGTTCTTCCCCCGTGGAGCCACCTGGGATATCCTCAACCTGGCAG AAGCTCTCCTGGAGCAGGCCATGATTGGGCCCTCACCGAACCCACTCATCTTGTCCTACCTGAAATACGCCATCAGCTCCCAG ATGGTGTCTTATTCCACGGTCCTGATGGCCATCAGCAAG TTTGATGACTTCTCCCGGGACCTGTGTGTCCAGTCGCTCTTGGAGATCATGGACATGTTCTGTGACCGCCTCAG CTGCCACGGCAAAGCAGAGGAGTGCATCGGGCTGTGCCGAGCGCTGATGAGTGCCCTCAACTGGCTCCTGCGCTGCGCCGCCTTCTACGCTGAGAAGGTGAAGGACACGCTGGAGCAGACGGCGGCCGAGGGGCAGCTCAAGATGTGTCtggagaggctggagaagaTGCTCAACAGCACCAAGAACCGTGCCCTCATCCACATCGCCAAGCTGGAGGAGATCT cctcgTGGAGTGCCGTGGAGCAGTCCCTTGTGAAGCTGGGAGAGCACCTCAACAGCCTTGGCAACTCCCCACTGCGAAGCCAGGCTGATGACTGCATCTCACTCATCAAGAG CATCCCCACCATGCTCTCAGTCCGCTCCGAGCAGCTGAACAAGAGCAGTTTCCCCACGGTGCACGCCGTGGTGCTGCTGGAAGGGACCATGAACCTCACAGGAGACACCCAGCcgctggtggagcagctgatgatGGTGAAGAGGATGCAG CGCATCCCGTCCCCTCTCTTCGTCCTGGAGATCTGGAAGGCCTGTTTTGTGGGCCTCATCGAGTCCCCAGaaggcacagaggagctgaagTGGACAGCCTTCACTTTCCTGAAG ATCCCCCAGGTCCTGGTTAAACTCAAGAAGTATCCCCAAGGGGACAAGATGAGTCTCAAGGAGCCGTTTGGCACGTTGTGTACCCAG CAGAGCTTCGCTGAGGATGTGAACTGTGCCTTCGAGTTCCTGCTGAAGCTCACCCCGCTGCTGGACAAAGCAGATGAGCGATGCAA ctgcAACTGTATGAATCTGCTCCTGCAGGAGTGCAGCAAGCAGGGGCTGCTTTCAGAGGCCAACATGAACAACCTGATGGACAAACG GACAGCAGACAGAGAAGATGCTCCACACTTGAAATCAGCAGAGAACGCCAACAtccagccaaacccaggactCATCCTCAGGGCTGAGCCCACTGTCACCAACATCCTGAAG accATGGATGCAGATCACTCCAAGTCCCCTGAGGGCTTGCTAGGGGTCTTGGGTCACATGCTGTCTGGGAAGAGCCTGGatttgctgctggcagcagcagcagccacgggCAAGCTGAAATCCTTTGCCCGCAAGTTCATCAA GCTGAACGAATTCACCAAGAACATCAGCGCAGAAAact CCAAATCAGCCCCAGTTCGGGCCCTTCTCTTCGACATCTCCTTCCTCATGCTGTGCCATGTGGCCCAGACCTACGGCTCGGAG ATGATCCTGTCAGAGCTGAGCCCAGCGAGTGAGGTGCCCTTCTTTGAGACCTGGATGCTGACCTGCATGCCCGAGGAGGGGAAGATCCTCAACCCTGACCACCCCTGCTTCCGCCCTGACTCCACCAAGGTGGAGTCCCTGGTTGCACTCCTCAACAATTCCTCTGAGATGAAGCTGGT GCAGATGAAGTGGCACGAGGCGTgtctcagcatctcagctgccATCCTGGAGATCCTCAATGCCTGGGAGAACGGTGTCCTCACCTTTGAGTCCATCCAG AAAATCACAGACAACATCAAGGGGAAGGTGTGCAGCatggctgtgtgtgcagtggccTGGCTGGTGGCCCACGTCCGCATGCTGGGCTTGGACGAGCGGGAGAAGTCCCTGCAGATGATCCGGCAGCTGGCGACCCCCCTGTACAGCGACAACACGCTGCAGTTCTACAACGAGCG agtgGTGATCATGAGCTCCATCCTGGAGCACATGTGTGCAGATGTCCTGCAGCAGACAGCCACACAGATCAAGTTCCCCTCCACGGGCATGGACACCATTCCCTACTGGAACCTGCTGCCTCCCAAGAAGCCCATCAAGGAGGTGCTGACGAGTGTGTTCAccaaggtgctggagaagggctGGGTTGACAGCTGCTCCATCCACATCTTTGACACCCTCCTGCACATGGGAGGTGTCTACTGGTTCTGCAACAACCTGGTGAAG gagctgctgaaggagaCACGGAAGGAGCACACGCTGCGGGCTGTGGAGCTGCTCTATGCCATCTTCTGCCTGGACATGCAGCAGCTGACACTGACATTGCTGGGCCACATCCTGCCCAACCTGCTGACAGACTCCTCCAAGTGGCACACGCTCATGGACCCTCCAGGGAAGGCTCTGGCCAA GCTTTCTGTGTGGTGTGCCCTGAGCTCCTACTCCTTCCACAACAGAAGCCAGGCCTCTGCCCGGCAGAAGAAGCGGCACCGAGAGGACATTGAG GATTACATCAGCCTCTTCCCACTGGACGACACACAGCCCTCCAAGCTCATGCGCCTGCTGAGCTCCAACGAGGAAGACTCCAACACCCTCTCCAGCCCCA ATCGTTCCATGAGCAGCTCCCTCTCTGCCTCGCAGCTCCACACCGTCAGCATGAGGGACCCTCTCAACAGGGTCTTAG CAAACCTCTTCCTGCTCATCTCTTCCATCCTTGGGGCCAAGACGGCTGGCACCCACACCCAGTTTGTCCAGTGGTTCATGGAGGAGTGTGTGGACTGTCTGGAGCAGGGCAGCCACGGCAGCATCCTCCAGTTCATGCCCTTCACCATG GTTTCAGAGCTGGTGAAAGTATCCACCATGTCCAGTCCTAAAATTGTCCTGGCCATCACAGATCTCAGCTTGCCCCTGGGCCGCCGTGTCGCTGCCAAGGCCATCGCTGCGCTGTGA